Proteins encoded within one genomic window of Methanosarcina barkeri str. Wiesmoor:
- a CDS encoding PKD domain-containing protein — protein MKVEEHNGLIILVVSSLVFCAATIPVQAAQSDVVESPTANFFAFSTSGNVPFDAAFMDTSKGNPTEWYWEFGDGGTSTQRDPDHTYSEPGSYTVILTASNDAGSDVATKAGYIIVKGSTTNTESTTDTEFTKNIESTENTAQEPVAKFSATPKSGNTPLTVEFTDKSTETPTDWYWTFGDGYTSTQQNPEHTYSEVGSYTVTLTATNDAGSDKKTKAGYIKVEESATDTDKPVADFFASVTSGNAPFTAVFMDGSVGNPTDWYWDFGDGATSSQRDPTHTYSEPGSYTVILTASNDAGSDVATKAGYIIVKGSTTNTESTTDTEFTKNIESTENTAQEPVAKFSATPKSGNTPLTVEFTDKSTETPTDWYWTFGDGYTSTQQNPEHTYFEVGSYTVTLTATNDAGSDKKTKAGYIKVEESATDTDKPVADFFASVTSGNAPFTAVFMDGSVGNPTDWYWDFGDGATSSQRDPTHTYSEPGSYTVTLTASNDAGSDKKTKTDYITVTESTTNTESKTNTEISASKVVSLYYLQLAATSDPERSQGGTTQGAVESVKIVEAALAEEGLLSDKYAYDGSYGTATLKAYKTWQKSIGSAEKYCDGIPGKKDLTKLGNKYGFTVDTSTISYSDISDSEADANLNVPVAKFSGTPKSGNTPLTVEFTDESIETPTDWYWTFGDGYTSTQQNPEHTYSEAGRYTVTLTATNDAGSDKVTKTGCIKVKEPTKDTEISASTSVSLSYLQVAAESDPARSQGKTTPGATDSVKIVEAALVEEGYLDDAYAYDGAYGSATINAYKQWQESLGSPAKYCDGIPGKKDLTKLGNKYGFTVDTSTVADSYLFDSEEDTTKLDVPVLDVPVADFSASTTYGDAPLKVRFNDESTGSPTKWKWTFGDGSSSEDTDPRHTYSNPGKYTVTLKAINEAGSDTEKKSEYITVTGSTASAAKIDTCVYVTTTIGTVYKITKAGTNTIRLTYYDSSTAEDYLSENKGATAAAKEIVDCAAAWNMKRNRDIESIINQIKSTVTYQCLSRMTLTQQYPSDTTSLSIDIHLDESNWKWLYTSEAENLKKIKDFHVQQIFSNYVQPILSKFE, from the coding sequence TTGAAAGTTGAAGAACACAATGGGCTAATTATCTTAGTAGTGTCGTCCTTAGTATTTTGTGCAGCAACCATACCAGTTCAAGCTGCACAGAGTGATGTTGTAGAATCTCCTACTGCTAATTTCTTTGCTTTCTCTACTTCTGGTAACGTACCATTTGATGCAGCATTTATGGATACAAGTAAGGGAAATCCTACTGAATGGTACTGGGAATTTGGAGATGGGGGTACTTCGACCCAGCGAGACCCAGATCATACATATTCAGAGCCAGGAAGCTATACTGTAATACTTACAGCAAGTAATGATGCAGGCAGTGATGTGGCAACAAAAGCTGGTTATATTATAGTGAAAGGGTCTACAACGAATACAGAATCCACAACAGATACAGAATTCACAAAGAATATAGAATCCACAGAGAATACAGCACAAGAACCTGTTGCTAAATTTTCTGCAACTCCTAAGTCCGGAAATACACCTCTAACAGTAGAGTTTACTGACAAAAGCACAGAAACACCTACTGACTGGTATTGGACTTTTGGAGACGGATATACTTCTACTCAGCAAAATCCAGAGCACACATATTCTGAAGTAGGAAGTTATACAGTAACACTTACGGCAACTAATGATGCTGGTAGTGATAAGAAAACAAAAGCCGGTTACATAAAAGTAGAGGAGTCTGCAACAGATACGGATAAACCCGTTGCTGATTTCTTCGCTTCCGTTACTTCTGGTAATGCACCATTTACTGCAGTATTTATGGATGGTAGTGTAGGAAACCCTACTGATTGGTACTGGGACTTTGGAGATGGAGCTACTTCGAGTCAACGGGATCCAACACATACCTACTCAGAGCCAGGAAGCTATACTGTAATACTTACAGCAAGTAATGATGCAGGCAGTGATGTGGCAACAAAAGCTGGTTATATTATAGTGAAAGGGTCTACAACGAATACAGAATCCACAACAGATACAGAATTCACAAAGAATATAGAATCCACAGAGAATACAGCACAAGAACCTGTTGCTAAATTTTCTGCAACTCCTAAGTCCGGAAATACACCTCTAACAGTAGAGTTTACTGACAAAAGCACAGAAACACCTACTGACTGGTATTGGACTTTTGGAGACGGATATACTTCTACTCAGCAAAATCCAGAGCACACATATTTTGAAGTAGGAAGTTATACAGTAACACTTACGGCAACTAATGATGCTGGTAGTGATAAGAAAACAAAAGCCGGTTACATAAAAGTAGAGGAGTCTGCAACAGATACGGATAAACCCGTTGCTGATTTCTTCGCTTCCGTTACTTCTGGTAATGCACCATTTACTGCAGTATTTATGGATGGTAGTGTAGGAAACCCTACTGATTGGTACTGGGACTTTGGAGATGGAGCTACTTCGAGTCAACGGGATCCAACACATACCTACTCAGAACCAGGAAGCTATACAGTAACACTTACGGCAAGTAATGATGCAGGCAGTGACAAGAAAACAAAAACAGACTATATCACAGTAACAGAATCCACAACGAATACAGAATCCAAAACCAATACAGAAATAAGTGCAAGCAAAGTTGTTTCATTATATTATCTTCAACTTGCTGCAACTTCCGACCCCGAAAGAAGTCAAGGCGGAACAACTCAGGGAGCTGTTGAGTCTGTGAAGATTGTTGAAGCCGCTTTGGCTGAAGAAGGATTGCTTAGTGATAAGTATGCATACGACGGAAGCTATGGTACCGCTACTCTCAAAGCGTATAAGACATGGCAGAAGTCTATTGGTTCTGCGGAGAAGTATTGTGACGGGATACCAGGAAAGAAAGACTTGACCAAGCTTGGTAACAAGTATGGATTTACAGTGGATACTTCTACAATTTCATACTCTGATATTTCTGATTCCGAAGCAGATGCGAACCTTAATGTCCCTGTTGCTAAGTTTTCTGGAACTCCTAAATCAGGAAATACACCTCTAACAGTAGAGTTTACTGACGAAAGCATAGAAACGCCTACTGATTGGTATTGGACTTTTGGAGATGGATATACTTCGACCCAGCAAAATCCAGAACACACATATTCTGAAGCAGGAAGATATACAGTAACACTTACGGCAACTAATGATGCTGGTAGTGACAAAGTAACAAAAACTGGTTGTATAAAGGTAAAGGAACCCACAAAGGATACAGAAATAAGCGCAAGCACAAGTGTTTCATTGAGTTATCTTCAAGTAGCAGCTGAATCTGATCCCGCAAGATCTCAGGGTAAAACTACTCCTGGAGCTACTGATTCTGTGAAGATTGTTGAAGCCGCTTTGGTTGAGGAAGGATACCTCGATGATGCCTATGCATATGACGGGGCCTATGGATCCGCTACAATCAACGCTTATAAACAATGGCAGGAGTCTCTTGGTTCCCCAGCAAAATATTGTGACGGAATACCAGGAAAGAAAGACTTGACCAAGCTTGGTAATAAGTATGGATTTACAGTGGACACCTCTACAGTCGCAGACTCTTATCTATTTGACTCAGAAGAAGATACTACAAAACTTGATGTTCCTGTTCTTGATGTTCCTGTTGCTGATTTTTCTGCATCTACAACCTACGGTGATGCACCTCTAAAAGTCAGATTTAATGACGAAAGTACAGGTTCACCGACTAAATGGAAGTGGACTTTTGGAGACGGCTCATCTTCAGAAGACACGGATCCAAGGCATACTTATTCTAATCCAGGAAAATATACAGTTACATTAAAGGCAATCAACGAGGCAGGTAGTGATACAGAAAAGAAATCCGAGTATATAACAGTAACAGGATCGACAGCAAGCGCAGCAAAAATTGATACATGTGTCTATGTAACTACAACAATTGGAACAGTCTACAAAATTACAAAGGCTGGGACAAACACTATACGACTTACATATTATGATTCTTCTACTGCTGAGGACTATTTGTCTGAAAATAAAGGGGCAACCGCCGCTGCCAAGGAAATCGTGGATTGTGCTGCGGCTTGGAACATGAAGCGGAATAGGGACATTGAGAGTATCATAAATCAAATAAAATCTACTGTAACTTATCAGTGTCTGAGTAGAATGACTCTGACTCAGCAGTACCCTTCTGATACCACATCTCTGAGTATAGATATACATCTGGATGAGAGTAATTGGAAGTGGCTATATACGAGTGAAGCGGAGAATTTAAAGAAAATAAAAGATTTTCATGTTCAACAAATCTTTTCGAATTATGTTCAACCAATCCTTTCGAAATTTGAGTAA
- the hdrB gene encoding ferredoxin:CoB-CoM heterodisulfide reductase subunit HdrB: MKTIEDIPDSQLLLFKSCMVEQEYPGVETSTCYVFDRLGIDYCINNEQSCCTGIGHYTDIFEGLTTAAIAARNFAVARRCGYPNITCLCSTCYAVNKEACETLNTNTEVREKVNSIFREKGLENLVYEKDDMNPRTNIYHAVEILLSKVDKIQEQKKFDFSGIKTAAHHACHYYKVQYLDVLGNPENPQLIDNIAAACGADPVRWYEDRTLTCGMGFSQLHINKNTSLQVTKAKLDSLQRAGVELMLHMCPNCQIQYDRYQPVIEKEFGVKYDMVHMNIAQFVALSMGADPYKVCGFQTHSVPLEGFLEKNGII; this comes from the coding sequence TTGAAAACGATAGAAGATATCCCGGACAGCCAGCTTTTATTATTTAAAAGCTGCATGGTCGAGCAGGAGTACCCAGGGGTGGAAACCTCCACTTGTTATGTCTTTGACAGGCTTGGAATAGACTACTGTATAAACAATGAGCAGTCCTGCTGCACAGGAATAGGCCATTATACTGATATCTTTGAAGGACTGACAACAGCAGCCATTGCAGCCCGAAACTTTGCAGTTGCAAGAAGATGTGGGTATCCCAATATAACCTGCCTCTGTTCAACCTGTTATGCCGTAAATAAGGAAGCCTGTGAAACCCTGAATACCAACACCGAGGTCCGGGAAAAAGTGAACTCCATCTTCCGGGAAAAGGGCCTTGAAAACCTTGTTTACGAAAAAGACGATATGAACCCAAGGACAAACATCTACCACGCAGTAGAGATTCTTTTAAGCAAGGTCGATAAAATCCAGGAGCAGAAAAAATTCGATTTTTCAGGAATCAAAACTGCGGCCCATCACGCTTGCCATTACTATAAGGTTCAGTATCTCGATGTCCTCGGAAACCCTGAAAACCCCCAGTTGATAGATAACATAGCCGCAGCCTGCGGAGCCGACCCTGTACGCTGGTACGAAGACCGGACTCTTACCTGCGGGATGGGCTTTTCCCAGCTTCACATTAACAAAAACACCTCGCTTCAGGTGACAAAGGCAAAACTCGACAGCCTTCAAAGAGCAGGCGTAGAGCTTATGCTCCATATGTGCCCGAATTGCCAGATCCAGTACGACCGCTACCAGCCTGTTATCGAAAAAGAGTTTGGCGTAAAGTATGATATGGTGCACATGAATATTGCCCAGTTCGTAGCTCTTTCAATGGGCGCTGACCCTTACAAGGTGTGCGGTTTCCAGACTCACTCTGTGCCTCTTGAAGGGTTTCTGGAAAAGAATGGGATAATCTAA
- the hdrC gene encoding ferredoxin:CoB-CoM heterodisulfide reductase subunit HdrC, whose product MIPYVNEYDTPECKTLAETAKKSIRTPASLGLDRCIQCGACTASCPAARFTDYSPRQIVKKVLENDRSVLESEMIWSCFYCYSCNLRCPRNNSPVTIVQVLRQMAINEGIGVEKLAYFLEIGEYLAENGASKIPGPGAKNMERDLGERWISFKKNLESIRDELGLSSKDIRNTHGEVQAILEATGYFEREKWIKAKIQEKLLHQLLENQYIKRENRSGDFGFENDRRYPGQPAFII is encoded by the coding sequence ATGATTCCATATGTAAACGAGTACGATACCCCGGAATGTAAAACCCTTGCAGAAACCGCAAAGAAAAGCATCCGGACACCTGCCTCTCTGGGGCTTGACCGCTGCATCCAGTGCGGCGCCTGCACGGCTTCCTGTCCTGCAGCCCGCTTTACAGATTACAGCCCGCGCCAGATTGTAAAAAAAGTACTGGAAAACGACCGTAGTGTGCTTGAGTCCGAAATGATCTGGTCCTGTTTTTACTGTTATTCCTGTAACCTGCGCTGTCCCAGAAATAATAGCCCTGTAACAATTGTACAGGTGCTCAGGCAGATGGCCATCAACGAGGGCATAGGAGTTGAAAAGCTTGCCTACTTCCTTGAGATAGGAGAATATCTCGCAGAAAACGGAGCTAGCAAGATACCAGGTCCTGGAGCTAAGAATATGGAGAGAGACCTTGGGGAACGCTGGATCAGTTTTAAAAAGAACCTTGAGTCAATTCGTGATGAACTGGGGCTGAGTTCAAAGGATATCAGAAACACCCATGGGGAAGTTCAGGCCATTCTTGAAGCCACAGGCTATTTTGAAAGGGAAAAATGGATCAAGGCAAAAATACAGGAAAAACTTTTGCATCAACTCCTGGAGAACCAGTACATCAAGAGAGAAAATAGAAGCGGAGATTTCGGCTTTGAAAACGATAGAAGATATCCCGGACAGCCAGCTTTTATTATTTAA
- the hdrA gene encoding ferredoxin:CoB-CoM heterodisulfide reductase subunit HdrA — protein MNAALDKTAVFICHCSGNISERVDINTLKKTLKAEGIPVFDYEYLCSREGQTLIKNKISEGNLDRIVIGSCTPSKHGTLFKKCIQEAGLNRAMLEIANLREHCAWVHPDKAGATEKALSLLRGKLNRLENQEPLEEIKVNIVPQALVIGGGIAGITAAVNLADNGISTYLVEKESSIGGNMAKIGKVFSPDKLAEECAMCSLSPLMNEVVANPKITLLTWTEVERLSGSAGNFTVRLKKKPRYVHDNCTGCGRCSRVCPVLVENEFNCGYMDKKAISLRFSQSVPKIYCIDPDQCLQFKGETCGKCAEVCKSGAIDFSQKEEIIELNVGAVIVATGFEEYDASQKPQYGYGIFKNVMTQMELARMLGINGPTKGTLIRPSDFSLNPDAVSSTGTCGSKSSLENSSENSSENSPGIPKRIVMIQCVGSRDEKESGNRYCSRYCCMAALKHSNLIMKKYPGTEVTICYVDLRALGFYENYYRAVQDMGVRFVRGRPAEIVEKPDKSLLVRLEDTLNQKITELPADLVVLSAAMVPSKGTRKIASILNISQDESGFIKERHSKLRPVDSSLDGIFVCGTAQSPKDVTDTISQAGLAAVRARAFIADSPKALVNEIPTINQLLCDQCKECLKCPFEAFSLNENGKVIVDPLVCTGCGYCTELCQNGAIQIEGFTKNQLKAEVEGVVEEGDLIGFVNSGIASLTCDNIGNSALTYPSNVKLIKVPTNLVVDKDLLLHAFKRGASAVLFVEDPPDSPKAEIIYPLTVSHFEKLKKELGDSGSRLYFKKAYVPNTRGLAGTFTSLAQEGEMIK, from the coding sequence ATGAACGCTGCCCTGGACAAAACCGCTGTATTTATCTGCCATTGCAGTGGGAACATTTCCGAACGTGTTGATATTAATACACTTAAGAAAACCCTTAAGGCAGAAGGGATCCCGGTCTTCGATTATGAGTACCTCTGTTCAAGAGAGGGACAGACCCTTATTAAAAATAAGATTTCTGAAGGGAACCTCGACCGGATAGTAATAGGTTCATGCACACCTTCCAAACACGGTACTCTCTTCAAAAAGTGTATTCAGGAAGCAGGCTTGAACCGGGCGATGCTTGAAATCGCAAACCTCAGGGAGCACTGTGCCTGGGTTCATCCGGACAAAGCCGGAGCGACTGAGAAAGCCCTCTCACTTCTTCGAGGAAAACTCAACCGCCTGGAAAATCAGGAACCCCTTGAAGAAATAAAAGTAAATATCGTCCCGCAGGCCCTTGTTATTGGCGGAGGAATTGCAGGGATAACTGCAGCAGTTAACCTTGCAGACAACGGAATTTCCACCTACCTGGTCGAGAAAGAATCCAGTATAGGCGGAAATATGGCAAAAATAGGCAAGGTTTTTTCTCCTGACAAGCTTGCGGAAGAGTGCGCTATGTGCTCGTTAAGCCCTCTGATGAATGAGGTAGTAGCTAACCCGAAAATAACCCTTTTAACCTGGACTGAAGTGGAACGCTTAAGTGGAAGTGCAGGCAACTTCACAGTCAGGCTAAAGAAAAAACCGAGATACGTACACGATAACTGTACAGGCTGTGGCCGATGCAGTCGCGTCTGCCCTGTCTTGGTTGAAAACGAGTTCAACTGTGGGTACATGGATAAAAAGGCAATTTCCCTGCGTTTTTCCCAATCCGTTCCGAAAATCTACTGCATAGATCCTGACCAGTGTCTGCAGTTCAAAGGCGAAACATGCGGAAAATGTGCAGAGGTCTGTAAATCCGGAGCGATTGACTTCTCACAGAAGGAAGAGATCATTGAGCTCAATGTCGGTGCAGTTATTGTTGCTACCGGATTTGAGGAGTATGATGCATCCCAGAAACCCCAGTACGGATATGGAATTTTCAAAAATGTTATGACCCAGATGGAACTTGCCAGAATGCTTGGGATCAATGGCCCTACAAAAGGGACATTGATCAGGCCTTCGGATTTCAGCCTGAACCCTGATGCTGTCAGCTCAACAGGCACCTGTGGCAGTAAAAGTTCCTTAGAAAATTCCTCTGAGAATTCCTCTGAGAATAGTCCAGGAATCCCTAAAAGGATAGTTATGATCCAGTGTGTGGGCTCAAGGGACGAAAAAGAAAGTGGAAACCGCTATTGTTCCAGGTATTGCTGCATGGCCGCGTTAAAGCACTCGAACCTGATAATGAAAAAATATCCGGGTACGGAAGTCACGATCTGTTATGTCGATTTGCGAGCTCTTGGTTTTTACGAAAACTACTATCGGGCAGTCCAGGACATGGGAGTTAGATTTGTAAGGGGAAGACCTGCTGAAATTGTCGAGAAGCCGGATAAAAGCCTTCTTGTCAGACTCGAAGATACCCTTAACCAGAAAATAACAGAGCTGCCTGCTGATCTTGTCGTACTCTCTGCGGCTATGGTCCCTTCAAAAGGAACCCGAAAAATTGCCAGCATACTGAATATTAGCCAGGATGAAAGCGGATTTATCAAGGAAAGGCACTCGAAATTGAGGCCTGTAGACAGCTCACTGGACGGGATCTTTGTCTGTGGTACTGCCCAGAGCCCTAAAGATGTTACGGATACTATTTCCCAGGCAGGACTTGCAGCTGTAAGAGCAAGGGCCTTTATTGCCGACAGCCCCAAAGCCCTGGTAAACGAAATTCCGACTATCAATCAGCTTCTCTGTGATCAGTGTAAAGAATGTCTCAAGTGCCCGTTCGAGGCTTTTTCCTTGAATGAGAATGGAAAGGTCATCGTAGACCCACTTGTCTGTACTGGGTGCGGATACTGTACTGAACTCTGTCAGAACGGAGCTATTCAGATTGAAGGCTTTACAAAAAACCAGCTAAAAGCCGAAGTTGAAGGAGTAGTAGAAGAAGGAGATCTGATTGGCTTTGTAAACAGCGGGATCGCGTCCTTAACCTGCGATAATATAGGAAATAGTGCACTGACCTATCCTTCAAATGTCAAGTTAATCAAAGTGCCCACAAACCTCGTGGTTGATAAAGACCTGTTACTTCATGCCTTCAAACGCGGGGCATCGGCTGTCCTTTTCGTAGAGGACCCTCCAGACAGCCCAAAAGCTGAGATTATATATCCTTTAACTGTCAGCCATTTTGAGAAACTGAAGAAAGAACTTGGAGATTCTGGAAGCCGGCTCTATTTCAAAAAAGCTTATGTTCCAAACACAAGAGGGCTTGCAGGCACTTTTACCAGCCTTGCCCAGGAAGGAGAGATGATCAAATGA
- a CDS encoding transcriptional regulator, whose product MIVVADNESISEDNEFKMGEVEYEMVELLRRLNINRPVALTLACLSKGEEISSQRIEMVSGLRQPEVSIAMRYLRENDWVDMREEKKNQGKGRPVKLYKLTVRMETIINSIEEDVMAESKAVLQNIERLKSLS is encoded by the coding sequence ATGATAGTTGTGGCAGATAATGAGTCTATATCAGAGGACAATGAATTTAAGATGGGAGAGGTTGAATACGAGATGGTGGAGCTTTTGAGAAGGCTGAATATTAACAGGCCAGTTGCTCTCACTCTTGCGTGCCTCTCTAAAGGAGAGGAAATTTCTTCCCAACGCATCGAAATGGTATCAGGCTTGAGACAGCCAGAAGTTAGCATTGCAATGCGCTATCTCCGTGAAAATGACTGGGTAGATATGCGGGAAGAAAAGAAGAATCAGGGCAAAGGCAGACCGGTTAAATTGTATAAACTGACGGTCCGAATGGAAACGATTATCAATTCAATAGAAGAAGACGTAATGGCTGAAAGTAAGGCCGTGCTCCAAAACATAGAACGCCTCAAGAGCCTTTCCTGA
- a CDS encoding transcriptional regulator gives MVDKSGPVMNISDTKEETPIAMGSNEHEMIELFRRINVSRPIALTLACLAKGNEISSQNIEMVSGLRQPEVSVAMRYLRENNWINIREEKKSRGKGRPVKLYRLTVPMDYIVSKIEEDIVAESKIVFKNIERLKRIA, from the coding sequence ATGGTAGATAAAAGTGGTCCAGTTATGAATATTTCTGACACAAAAGAAGAGACCCCGATAGCTATGGGATCAAATGAACATGAAATGATAGAATTATTTAGAAGAATTAACGTTAGTAGGCCAATTGCTCTTACGCTTGCATGCCTTGCAAAAGGAAATGAGATTTCGTCTCAGAACATTGAAATGGTATCAGGCTTGAGACAGCCTGAAGTTAGTGTTGCAATGCGTTATCTCCGCGAAAATAACTGGATTAATATCCGGGAAGAAAAAAAATCAAGGGGTAAAGGCAGACCGGTAAAGTTATACAGGCTTACAGTCCCGATGGATTATATTGTCAGCAAGATCGAAGAAGATATTGTAGCCGAAAGCAAAATCGTGTTCAAAAACATTGAACGCCTGAAGCGCATTGCCTGA
- a CDS encoding ferredoxin, with protein MLRIVVDLNRCESYAQCVFAAPTVFWMKDEESLEFDYAPDDSLRVQVERAAAACPVQAISICWLDEQSEQRGENHNEKQ; from the coding sequence ATGCTTCGAATTGTGGTCGACCTGAACCGATGTGAGAGCTACGCTCAGTGCGTATTTGCCGCACCGACGGTATTCTGGATGAAAGATGAAGAGTCGCTTGAATTTGATTATGCACCGGATGATTCACTACGAGTGCAGGTAGAACGTGCAGCTGCAGCTTGCCCGGTACAGGCGATTAGTATTTGCTGGCTGGATGAGCAATCAGAGCAGCGGGGGGAAAATCACAATGAAAAGCAATGA
- a CDS encoding FAD-dependent oxidoreductase: protein MKSNDAKKTVSSVQRIVILGASLAGLSAAEALRSEGFAGTLTVIGDEPYAPYDRPPLSKNVLTGWLPAEHTTLPQSVDLQAEWLLGVPATGLNLDNREVELADGRRFGFDRLLIATGARARPWPDSAQAALDGVCLLRTRDDAAQLRARLAARPKRVLVIGGGFIGSEVASVCRELGLAVTVTERSATPLIGALGAAAGTLAGQLQRVHGVDLRCNVTVMALEGDESGRLRRAYLSDGDILDIDVAVIALGAIRNVEWLHNSRLAFDSHGIACDAACRAFDTDGMVTDDIFVAGDVARWPHPLYEGELLAVEHWGNAIEQARTAAHNMVSAPTDLRAYKTLPAFWSRQFGVNLKTVGLLRFADEVVLTQGSISERRLVAAYGYKGRIVAALTVNMARWLPAYRAMIEDRAPFPPVLHAPDGPAELRPVPAGFPFRGQPTHSPNATQTGPGPSTPPPEESSTSTKVKDPRVPPGFRPK, encoded by the coding sequence ATGAAAAGCAATGATGCCAAGAAAACTGTCTCCTCTGTACAAAGAATAGTTATCCTCGGCGCCTCGTTGGCTGGTTTGAGTGCTGCAGAGGCACTTCGTTCCGAGGGATTTGCCGGGACGTTAACTGTAATCGGCGATGAACCATATGCTCCCTATGATCGCCCGCCTCTGTCTAAAAATGTCCTCACAGGCTGGCTACCAGCAGAGCACACGACCTTACCGCAGAGTGTTGATCTACAGGCCGAGTGGTTGCTTGGTGTGCCCGCTACAGGGCTTAATCTGGATAACCGGGAGGTCGAGCTTGCCGATGGGAGACGGTTTGGATTTGACCGTTTGTTGATCGCCACAGGGGCGCGTGCCAGGCCGTGGCCAGATTCGGCACAGGCTGCTCTTGATGGAGTTTGCCTATTGCGTACCCGCGATGATGCTGCCCAGCTACGAGCCCGGTTAGCTGCCAGGCCGAAGCGAGTACTGGTGATTGGTGGTGGTTTCATCGGCTCCGAGGTTGCTTCAGTCTGCAGAGAACTAGGTCTGGCTGTCACAGTCACAGAACGCAGCGCTACACCTCTCATAGGCGCTCTCGGTGCGGCTGCGGGTACGCTTGCTGGCCAGCTCCAGCGCGTGCATGGCGTCGATCTGCGCTGCAACGTCACGGTTATGGCGCTGGAGGGAGATGAGAGTGGGCGGCTACGTCGTGCCTATCTTTCGGATGGCGATATACTCGATATCGATGTGGCTGTGATCGCTCTTGGAGCAATACGAAACGTCGAATGGTTACATAATTCTAGGCTGGCGTTTGACTCCCATGGGATAGCCTGTGATGCTGCCTGTCGTGCTTTTGATACCGATGGAATGGTCACAGATGACATTTTCGTTGCTGGGGACGTGGCTCGCTGGCCTCACCCGCTTTACGAAGGCGAGCTACTGGCAGTCGAGCACTGGGGAAATGCTATTGAGCAGGCAAGGACGGCCGCACATAATATGGTGAGTGCTCCGACAGATCTCAGGGCATACAAAACCCTGCCCGCCTTCTGGTCTCGTCAGTTTGGTGTCAACCTGAAGACGGTCGGCCTTCTACGCTTCGCCGATGAAGTTGTGCTCACACAGGGCTCTATCTCGGAACGCCGGTTGGTTGCAGCCTATGGCTACAAAGGCAGAATTGTTGCAGCGCTCACCGTAAATATGGCCCGCTGGTTGCCTGCTTACCGGGCAATGATCGAGGACCGTGCACCGTTTCCGCCCGTACTTCATGCTCCTGATGGTCCAGCTGAGCTTCGGCCAGTTCCTGCCGGATTTCCATTTCGTGGACAACCTACCCACAGCCCTAATGCTACACAGACTGGTCCAGGTCCTAGCACACCTCCTCCAGAAGAATCGTCTACAAGCACCAAAGTGAAGGACCCTCGTGTACCGCCAGGGTTCCGGCCCAAATGA